The window GAGCTTGAGCCGCCACAAGCTGTGAGTGTGGCCGTCAACGCAATGGCAGCGATCCACAAACCATGTTTTGCTTTCATGATTTTTTCCTTGAAATTAATGTTGTAATCTGACTATAACTAGATATACATAGGTCAAACTAAGACGAACGATTTTAATGCTTGAGTGAACCAGCAATTGGCGTCTTCAAGTACGGGAAGGAATTGTCAAAGAAAGAGCTGTCCAGATAAGCGCCATCTGTGAAGTCGATACTGCCTGCTGGTGCGTCAGTTGGCACACAACCGATGTTTAGTATGCACAGACGACCCATCACTACACGTAGAGCAATATCAACAACGTCATCACCCGGGCGACGACCGTTAGGGAAGCCAGCGCTATCGCCACCGATCACACCCAAGCGATTTTGGGTCGCGCTTACCGGTGTTGTCGTATTTAAACGCAGCATCTCAGACGCAACTACGTTAGCTGGCTGATTGACACCTTTAATACCTGTTAAAAATGCTGCAACCAAGTCATTACGTGGGAAATTAGTAGGTGCTTTTACGCCAGCGCTACCATACAAGACTTCAACCAACGCAGGCAAGGTAGGGTTAGTCACATAGGTCAAGAATTGACCATCACCACTTGGTTTGCTGTGGTTGAACTGATCTTTATCTTTCAGACCGATTACTACTTCATTGACCAAGGGCATTCCCAAGCGGGATACCTGGGTCCAGGCTCCGCCCTCTTTAGATGGGGTGCTGCTATTTGGTGTTGGATTAATTACGCGACCTTGGCGCAAACTAGCAGTGGTCCAGCCGCCGATGACGGGCTCAGTGCCGCTAGTCAAACAGGCAGTCGGTACTTCCATTTCGATCGAGGTAACGTTCTTATTTGCCAGATCGTCGTGACCTGCTTTTTCTGCATTCGCATTAAATGCAGTGGCAGGGTACTGGATATTGATCAAGTCAAATGTTTCGCCGAGGTTGACCACAAACGGATCTTTACGTTGACCGACGAACACTCTGCCTGGTGTAGCGCAGCCTGGAATATTGATGTTGAAAACGTGTTGTGCTGCATAACTAGCGTAATTAGGAATCGATTTATTACCGATGTTATCGATGGGCTTGTCAAAGCTGGCGGCGCCACCGTTTGAGTTAACTACAGCCTGGCGTGTACCCGTGCGACGATCACCCGTCACCATTGTAATGGTGTAGGTTTCACGCACATTCAGGCCAGCTGGATTGACACCGTCAATCGCGCCACCATTGATCACCAATGGGATAGACACTTTTTTGCCGCCGACCGTAAACTGGGCATCTTTATTCGTATTCGTAAAGCGGAATTGAAAGGTCAAATGTTCTTTACCATCACCGACGTTATCGATATGGATTTCATACAACGCATCTGGATCCATAGAGAAATAATTTGGACCACCATAGGCATCTTGTAAAGGTGCGTAGTTTGCAATCAGCGTGGTGAATGCACCGCGATTGGCTTCATAGCTACGGAACATATAAAAATCGGTGCCATCGACTTTGGGGTGGCGCGTAATAAAAGGCGCTTCTCTATGACTAGATGCTTGCGCTGGCAAAGTAGCAATGCTACTTAAGCTTCCTGCTGCGATAACGGATAGCAGAACTTTGTTTAACGCTTTATTGCTTAGTTTTGATGATATTTGTCTCATGACCAACTCCTGAAGTTGAGGGAAAGCGGCTACCGCTGCACTAAAAAATGTAGCGGGCAATGGTGATACGCCAACAACACTGCTTTAGATTCAAAATTCTAAAAAATAAGATATCGGAGTTATGTAAATCGAACTTAACCCTGGCGACCTTGGAGAAAAAAAGGTTTAGTAAGTTCGCCAGCATCTCTTATTAAAGTGATTTTTCATAACGCCCAAGTAGCGCGATCAGGCTAGCTACTCCCCTTACTTTTTGAAAAAAATGAATTAAGCGGATTGAGAATGCAGGAGTCGAACAATCGGATCTGTGCGGAATGCAACATAGGAGCTCGTTCGGTAACTGCCACACCTGTTCATTGATGTGCGGTGTATCGGTTCAGACGCGGTTCATTTTGTGGTTGGGCAATTGTTAAACTGTGTTAACTTTCCAATCATGAAAATTAGTTATGCCATATCGCTTAAATTACGCACAGTTACTCTGTAACACAGAACCAGCGCCTGAGTTCGTCGTTTGTATTAAAATTAAAAAATAGCAAAATTAACAATATTGCTATTCATTAGTAACAGCGGATAAAAATAGATAAATGGATATTGCTTTGTTTTGTAATTTTATTTTGTTATATTTAACTCAATATAAAAATAAAGCTAAGATTCCTTTGTCGGCACAACAAGTCGATAAAAAAAGCAAAATGAGCCTGGGAAGGTGTATTTAAAATTTTTTGCTACCCACAACTTTTTCTAATTAGGGTGGTCGTAAGATACTCTTCATACCTTCTAGTTTTAAGTTCTCCAACACCTCTCAAAGCATTTCAGATCATCCCATTTAATATGATTTTTATGATTGATAGATGAGAGCGAAATGGCAGTCATTCCATTTAGATTATTACCAGAGCCTTACTGTTGTAAAAACTATTCTGCAAGTTCTATTAGCCGCAAAACAGAGTTTGAACAGAAATACTTTAATCATCGCAGGGGACGAAAATGAATTTCAAAAATCTAAAAATTGGTCAAAGACTAGCCATCAGTTTTGGCGCAGTTATTGTACTGATGCTTGTATTAGCGGCGTTGTCCTATACACGTGTAAACGCTTTGCTTGCAGATATTGATTTGGTCAACAAAGATCGTTATCCAAAGACAGTGTTGGTTCATACAATTAAAGACGAGTTGAATGAGACCGCTCGTAATATGCGCAATATTTTGTTGATGACTGACGCTGAGGCAATAAAAAAAGAATATGCCAATATCGATGAGAGCAGTACCATTATCGCGGACTCTCTTTCCAAATTAGAGAAGGTAATTACATCAGAAAAAGGACGAGAAAATCTCAAGGTAGTATTAGAAGTCAGAACCAAATTTATCTCCTCGAGATCGGCGTTTCTTGTTCTGACAAAAGATGGTAAAAAAGAAGAGGCAACAGCATTCTTATATAACGATGTCCGCCCTGTTCAGTTGGCTTATTTTGTTGCACTTGATAATGTCTTGGCATTTCAAAACCAATTGATGGAGGCTTCTGGTAAAGAGGCAGAAGTAAGTGCGTCTGAGACTCGTATGCTTATTTTAGCCTTGTCAATCATCGCCGCGATTGTTAGTGTTTTGTTGGGTATATATGCGACGCAGAGTATTACCCGACCTTTAGGTGATGCAGTAGCGGTTGCTCGTAAAGTAGCAGACGGCGATTTGACTAGCATCATCGTAGTAAATTCGAAAGATGAAACAGGACAGTTATTGCAGGCCCTACAGGACATGAATGGCAGCTTACAAAACATTGTTGGCCAAGTGCGATCTGGAACAGAGACCATTGCTACTGCTTCCAGTCAAATTGCTATCGGCAATCTGGACTTATCCTCTCGTACTGAGCAACAGGCCAGTTCATTAGAAGAAACTGCTTCGTCGATGGAAGAATTAACTTCTACAGTCAAACAAAACGGTGACAATGCACGCCAGGCAAACCAGCTTGCAGTTTCGGCTTCTGGTGTTGCGGTGAGGGGAGGTAAGGTCGTTTCTCAAGTAGTAGATACCATGGGCTCGATTAATGAGTCGTCGAGGAAAATCGTTGAAATCATCAGCGTAATTGACAGCATCGCATTTCAAACTAATATTCTAGCGCTGAACGCCGCGGTAGAGGCCGCACGCGCAGGTGAACAAGGACGCGGTTTTGCAGTTGTCGCGGCAGAAGTACGTAACCTTGCGCAACGTTCTGCTAGTGCCGCTAAAGAAATTAAATCATTGATTGATGATTCTGTTGAAAAGGTCGAGACTGGTAGTAAGCTGGTAGCACAAGCAGGCGATACCATGGGAGAAATTGTTGCTAGCGTCAAGCGTGTTACTGACATCATGGGCGAGATAACTTCTGCCGGACATGAACAAGAGGATGGTATAGAGCAAATTAATCAGGCGATTTCTGAGATGGATACTGTGACACAACAAAATGCTGCTTTAGTTGAAGAGGCTGCGGCTGCTGCCGCATCATTGCAAGAGCAGGCTTCCAATTTGGCACAGGTCGTGAGCGTGTTTACCCTGAATCGAATGCAAGCAGGTATATCAGCGGCAAAGTCTAGGCAGCAGGGGCAAGTTGTTATACAAGCGTTTTCCAGACCAATACGTCCCCAGACTAACTTGACCAGAATTAGCGCTAATAACGTGAGTAATAAAAATATAAGTGATAAAAAAATAGCTAAACACTCATCAAATAAAGCTGATGAGTGGGAGCAGTTTTAATTATTCATTTGACGTACTAATAAACTGAATACTCATCGACAAAATAAAACGCCACCAAATTTGTGCGATAAGCGTTGGCGGCGTTGACTATAGATAGGCGAATAAGTCCGACAGTATCACCCATCCGTCAGGGTGGTAAGGTATTGTGAATCTTACTTAGGCAGAGATCCTTCAACGCCTTCGACTAACCAGTTAATACCCAACAGCTCACCCATAGGCAATTCTGCGTTCGCAGCCACCTTGACTTTGCCGGTATTATCTTTTGACGGACCGCCAAATGGCAGTAACTTACCATCCATAATCGCCTGTTTTTTCTCGTTAAATAGCTTGGCAACGTCTGCTGGTACTGAGGCATTTAAGGGCGAAAGAACGACGAGATTTTCTTTGATACCCCAAAAGGTTTGCTCAGGTTTCCAAGTGCCAGCCAGCTCGCGTTTGACTTCTTGACTGTAATACACGCCCCAATTTTCTGTGTTCGCAGTTAGTTGGGCTTTAGGGCCATATTTCGCCATATCGGTATCCCAACCAAAAGCGTGCACGCCTTTTTCTTCTGCAACCTAGACCACTGCCGGAGAGTCCGTATTTTGCGCCAGCATATCGGCGCCCTGTGCTAGCAGAGTCTCAGCAGCATGACGCTTTTTGCACACAAGGTAAAAGCATCATATTACGCACGACTTCCAGCACCTAGAATGTGCTCACAAAGCTCAGAGTTTCAACGATCGCAGCTTTAGGTAATTCTTGAGGCAGAGTGATTACGACAAGGACACAACCCTCGTCTTTGATTTTCAGAAATTGGATTGGGTTATGTTGAGAATGCATCATATAAAAGTGGTTATATGTGCGTAAGAAAACATATGAATTGCAGCGCAAACAATATGTAGGCGCGGGACCAGTTCGTTTTGTATTTTGTTAATTGTTAAAGTGTGTCAAATGCTAAATCATGAGAAATAAATGTGCGATATTGACTTACGGAAACTCAATTATCACGGGCACTAAATTCTCTAGTCACACGTGTAACTTATTCGTTATGGAAAATCGTCTCGGCTTCTTTGCAGTTACCAACCGTACTAAAGTACTGTCGCCGATACGCTTTGCCGGAGCAGTTTTGCGTAAGGCTTTTAACTGCTTAGAGCATGACGTTTTCCATCAACGATGACCTAGGTTAAGTCTTGCTTGCAGACCCAAATATTGAGTGCATATCAGTGAGTACAGAAAGTCGTTGAACTCCGTAGTGCTATTTTATGAATTTTAAAATGAGAAGCTGCGGTACTTTCGCAAAAAATAAAGCTGGGTACATCAGGGATGAAGACGATAGCGAGATCTCGAGCCAAAAAAGGCCAACAAGGGAACATTGCAACGCTGTCAAATTTAGATTGAAGAAATAGACCGAATCAGTCACGTAACGAAGGAACCAACATGATCAATTTATTTTTGTCAAAATCTGCTCGCAAGCTCAATGCTTTACTACAATCGCAGGCCTCAATCGAGTTTGATTTATCCGGTTATGTGGTCAGCGCTAATCAACAATTCTTAAGCTTGATGGAGTACACCCTTGCAGAAATAAAAGGCAAGCATCACAGTATGTTTGTCGACCCAGCGTATGCGAGTAGCCTTGAATATAAAATTTTTTGGTCTCTCTTGAGGGATGGGCAGTCCCAAATCGCGGAATTCAAACGTGTTACCAAGAGCGGAAAAACGGTGTGGATGCAGGCAAGTTACAGCGCCGTATTAGATCGTTTTGGCAAACCCTTCCGAGTATTGAAGCTTGCTCAAAATACGACTGAGCGAAAACATCGGGACTCAAATTATGAGGGACAAATTAACGCCATCGCGAATTCGCAGGCGGTTATAGAATTTGATATGGAGGGAAATATCTTATATGCCAACGACAAATTCTTAAATGCATTAGGGTATAGATCTGACGAAGTACAAGGCAAACATCATCGAATTTTTGTCGATAAGGCGGAAAGTAAAAGCGCGACCTACCAGCGATTTTGGGACAATTTGCGAGAAGGCCATTATCAGGCTGCTGAATTTAGGCGAGTTCACAAATCTGGCCGCGATGTTTGGATACAAGCAAGTTACAACCCGATTTTAGATTTGTTAGGTAAGCCGTTTAAAGTAGTGAAGTTTGCTACTGATGTTACCCGCGAGGTAGAGCAGCGTAAGACCTTTGAATTATTATCCCTCGTCGCAAATGGGACTGATAATTCAGTTGTTATTACAGACCCTGATGGTTGGTGTGAATATGTGAACTCGGGATTTACCAAATTGACAGGGTATCAATCGGAAGAGATATTAGGCAAAAAACCAGGGAAATTACTTCAGGGACCACACACCGATCAAGCGACTATTAGTCGTATCCGTGCCAAGTTGCATGCAAAAGAAGCTTTCTACGAACAAATCTTAAATTACACCAAAAATGGTGATCCCTATTGGATATCCCTATCCATCAATCCGGTCTTCGATAAGAATGGCAATGTAAAGAAATTTGTGTCGGTGCAAGCGAACATTACAGAATCTAAGATGAAGGCTCAAGAAGATGTAACTCGTCTAATGGCTATTCGTTCCTCAACTGCAACGGCGGACTGGTCTGCCAAAGGCGAGCCCGTCGATGCCAGTCCTATTTTATTGGGAATACTTGGGCACGATAATCTAAGTTCTGCCAGCAAGACTCTCAGCATTATTTACAGAGATGTCATGTTAGGAGAAACTCTTGCCAAATTAAAACAAGGAGAAGGAGTAGATCGAGAGATCAAGGTGACCGGTGCCGATGGCAGCTTGATCTGGCTTCAATGTACGTTCAACCCCATATTTAATGTAGAAAAAACGCTCTCAAAACTCACCATGTATGCCAGCGACATTACTAGTCAACGTAATACGATGGATCGTATACGCACAGTTGTGGCAACGATTAATGACTTGGCGATGCAGACCAACTTACTATCGTTAAATGCAGCAATCGAAGCTGCCCGAGCAGGAGATGGTGGACGAGGTTTTGCGGTGGTCGCATCAGAAGTCAGGAAGCTAGCCCATCGGTCCGCTGAGTCTGCCAGTGAAATTTCTCAAATGTTGCACAACTAGTCGTTGTGTAGATATCACAATAACTTAACTGAGTGAAAAATAAGGGCTGATAAAGTTCGTCTGATTATAAAAAATAATCTCTTTATGCTGATGATGTGACGCAAACGACACAGCGTGTGTATCGTCTAGTATGCCTCGTTTTTTTACTTAGCAACT of the Undibacterium sp. 5I1 genome contains:
- a CDS encoding DUF4331 domain-containing protein, encoding MRQISSKLSNKALNKVLLSVIAAGSLSSIATLPAQASSHREAPFITRHPKVDGTDFYMFRSYEANRGAFTTLIANYAPLQDAYGGPNYFSMDPDALYEIHIDNVGDGKEHLTFQFRFTNTNKDAQFTVGGKKVSIPLVINGGAIDGVNPAGLNVRETYTITMVTGDRRTGTRQAVVNSNGGAASFDKPIDNIGNKSIPNYASYAAQHVFNINIPGCATPGRVFVGQRKDPFVVNLGETFDLINIQYPATAFNANAEKAGHDDLANKNVTSIEMEVPTACLTSGTEPVIGGWTTASLRQGRVINPTPNSSTPSKEGGAWTQVSRLGMPLVNEVVIGLKDKDQFNHSKPSGDGQFLTYVTNPTLPALVEVLYGSAGVKAPTNFPRNDLVAAFLTGIKGVNQPANVVASEMLRLNTTTPVSATQNRLGVIGGDSAGFPNGRRPGDDVVDIALRVVMGRLCILNIGCVPTDAPAGSIDFTDGAYLDSSFFDNSFPYLKTPIAGSLKH
- a CDS encoding methyl-accepting chemotaxis protein — translated: MNFKNLKIGQRLAISFGAVIVLMLVLAALSYTRVNALLADIDLVNKDRYPKTVLVHTIKDELNETARNMRNILLMTDAEAIKKEYANIDESSTIIADSLSKLEKVITSEKGRENLKVVLEVRTKFISSRSAFLVLTKDGKKEEATAFLYNDVRPVQLAYFVALDNVLAFQNQLMEASGKEAEVSASETRMLILALSIIAAIVSVLLGIYATQSITRPLGDAVAVARKVADGDLTSIIVVNSKDETGQLLQALQDMNGSLQNIVGQVRSGTETIATASSQIAIGNLDLSSRTEQQASSLEETASSMEELTSTVKQNGDNARQANQLAVSASGVAVRGGKVVSQVVDTMGSINESSRKIVEIISVIDSIAFQTNILALNAAVEAARAGEQGRGFAVVAAEVRNLAQRSASAAKEIKSLIDDSVEKVETGSKLVAQAGDTMGEIVASVKRVTDIMGEITSAGHEQEDGIEQINQAISEMDTVTQQNAALVEEAAAAAASLQEQASNLAQVVSVFTLNRMQAGISAAKSRQQGQVVIQAFSRPIRPQTNLTRISANNVSNKNISDKKIAKHSSNKADEWEQF
- a CDS encoding PAS domain-containing methyl-accepting chemotaxis protein, encoding MINLFLSKSARKLNALLQSQASIEFDLSGYVVSANQQFLSLMEYTLAEIKGKHHSMFVDPAYASSLEYKIFWSLLRDGQSQIAEFKRVTKSGKTVWMQASYSAVLDRFGKPFRVLKLAQNTTERKHRDSNYEGQINAIANSQAVIEFDMEGNILYANDKFLNALGYRSDEVQGKHHRIFVDKAESKSATYQRFWDNLREGHYQAAEFRRVHKSGRDVWIQASYNPILDLLGKPFKVVKFATDVTREVEQRKTFELLSLVANGTDNSVVITDPDGWCEYVNSGFTKLTGYQSEEILGKKPGKLLQGPHTDQATISRIRAKLHAKEAFYEQILNYTKNGDPYWISLSINPVFDKNGNVKKFVSVQANITESKMKAQEDVTRLMAIRSSTATADWSAKGEPVDASPILLGILGHDNLSSASKTLSIIYRDVMLGETLAKLKQGEGVDREIKVTGADGSLIWLQCTFNPIFNVEKTLSKLTMYASDITSQRNTMDRIRTVVATINDLAMQTNLLSLNAAIEAARAGDGGRGFAVVASEVRKLAHRSAESASEISQMLHN